The following nucleotide sequence is from Cloacibacillus sp..
GTAGTAGCCCATGCGGTTTTTCTCTATCCAGCGCACGATACCGTAGACGAGGACGAATATCGCCAGCGCCCCGAGGTAGTAGCCGGTCTTGGTGTCCGACCAGGAGAAGTTTTTCCAGCCGTCGGGCAGGATCGGATAGTCAAGGCCGAGCGCGCCGCCGACGGCGTCCCAGATCATGAAGAGGCGGTTGAATATCTCCACGATGGCGAAGGTCGCGATGGCGAAGTAGTGGCCCTTGAGCCGGAAGCAGGGATAGCTGATGAGGATGGAGACGACCGCCGCGGCGAGCATTCCGAGCGGCGCGCCGTACCAGGGCAGCGAGCCGAAGGTTACGACCGCGAGGCCGGCTCCGTAGGCCCCGATCCCGAAGAATACGGAGTGGCCGAAGGAGACCTGTCCGCCGTAGCCGCTGATGATGTTCCAGGACTGCGCCATGGCGGCGTAGAGCAGAACCATCGTCGCCACGTGCCCGAAGAAGGAGGAGCCGCCGATAAGCCCAGGGATACAGGGCAGTATTAATGCCGCGATGATGAAACCGTA
It contains:
- a CDS encoding branched-chain amino acid ABC transporter permease, with the translated sequence MRLNKKDKLWYGFIIAALILPCIPGLIGGSSFFGHVATMVLLYAAMAQSWNIISGYGGQVSFGHSVFFGIGAYGAGLAVVTFGSLPWYGAPLGMLAAAVVSILISYPCFRLKGHYFAIATFAIVEIFNRLFMIWDAVGGALGLDYPILPDGWKNFSWSDTKTGYYLGALAIFVLVYGIVRWIEKNRMGYYLLAVREGQETAESLGVNSTFVKLGAMALSAALAALCGAFFAQYNYRVDPPMVMSLDMSMKFVLITILGGIGTFWGPFLGALVLIPLQEYTRAYLSHLGAGIDLIIFGIIIIIVMIKEPRGIMGLLSYFRKSPDADKKEEAKC